Proteins from a genomic interval of Acetobacterium woodii DSM 1030:
- the atpB gene encoding F0F1 ATP synthase subunit A: MEGPKIYGELFGLPITQTLVNTWIIMALILVVCYILTKNMQIKRPGKAQVIAETIVTALDDLVGQTMGKDKMKFAPYMLALIMFLAFSNTAGIYGLRSPTADLNCTVGLALMTFFLTQFFGLKSKGLGGYLKGFFEPMPFLFPINVIGEFANPVSLSFRLFGNMLGGGIIMALLYSALAGLIFFPVLIPVPFHFYFDIFSGLLQSFIFTMLTMVFISGAMD, from the coding sequence ATGGAAGGCCCAAAAATTTACGGGGAACTCTTCGGACTCCCAATTACACAAACACTAGTGAACACATGGATTATCATGGCTCTAATCTTGGTTGTGTGCTATATTTTGACAAAAAATATGCAAATAAAACGTCCTGGGAAGGCCCAAGTCATTGCTGAAACCATTGTCACGGCTCTGGACGATTTAGTCGGACAAACGATGGGAAAAGATAAGATGAAGTTTGCACCATACATGCTTGCTTTAATTATGTTTCTTGCGTTTTCGAACACTGCAGGGATCTATGGTCTGAGATCTCCGACAGCCGATTTAAACTGTACAGTTGGCCTGGCTTTGATGACGTTTTTTTTGACGCAGTTCTTTGGTTTAAAATCAAAAGGACTGGGCGGCTATCTCAAGGGATTCTTTGAGCCAATGCCGTTTTTATTCCCCATCAATGTAATTGGGGAATTTGCTAATCCCGTTTCGCTATCTTTCCGACTTTTCGGGAACATGTTAGGCGGTGGAATCATTATGGCCCTTTTGTATTCAGCATTAGCAGGATTGATATTCTTTCCAGTGCTAATACCAGTTCCGTTCCACTTCTATTTTGATATCTTCTCAGGATTGTTACAGAGTTTTATCTTTACAATGCTAACCATGGTGTTTATTTCTGGGGCGATGGATTAA
- the atpE gene encoding ATP synthase F0 subunit C has protein sequence MIGDMNIVDFVIQFLSQFDPVDVIKGFSALGIGLAMVAGVGPGIGQGFAAGKGAEAVGKNPTKSNDIVMIMLLGAAVAETSGIFSLVIALILLFANPFISSTASVWILSASAMASGIAMIAGIGPGTGQGYAAGKGAEAVGIRPEMKSAILRVMLLGQAVAQTTGIYALIVALILMYANPFL, from the coding sequence ATGATTGGTGATATGAATATCGTAGATTTCGTAATACAATTTCTGAGTCAGTTTGATCCGGTTGATGTTATTAAAGGATTTTCAGCGCTGGGGATAGGTCTTGCAATGGTTGCCGGGGTTGGACCTGGAATCGGACAGGGATTTGCGGCCGGAAAAGGTGCCGAAGCAGTTGGAAAAAATCCGACAAAATCTAACGATATTGTGATGATTATGCTTCTAGGAGCAGCAGTTGCAGAAACATCTGGGATTTTTTCGCTGGTAATTGCATTAATTCTATTATTTGCAAATCCGTTTATCAGTTCAACTGCAAGTGTCTGGATTTTATCGGCGTCAGCAATGGCAAGCGGCATTGCGATGATTGCGGGAATCGGTCCTGGAACTGGTCAAGGCTACGCAGCTGGAAAAGGTGCCGAAGCAGTGGGAATTCGTCCCGAAATGAAGAGTGCGATTTTACGGGTTATGTTATTAGGACAGGCCGTTGCCCAGACAACCGGGATTTACGCATTGATTGTTGCTTTGATTTTAATGTATGCAAATCCGTTTTTATAA
- the atpE gene encoding ATP synthase F0 subunit C, with translation MEGLDFIKACSAIGAGIAMIAGVGPGIGQGFAAGKGAEAVGRQPEAQSDIIRTMLLGAAVAETTGIYGLIVALILLFANPFF, from the coding sequence ATGGAAGGTTTAGATTTTATTAAAGCATGTTCAGCCATTGGAGCTGGGATTGCGATGATCGCTGGGGTTGGACCTGGGATTGGTCAGGGTTTTGCCGCCGGTAAAGGCGCCGAAGCCGTTGGCCGCCAGCCGGAAGCGCAAAGTGATATTATCAGAACCATGCTTTTGGGTGCAGCAGTTGCTGAAACCACTGGTATTTATGGTTTGATTGTGGCATTGATTTTATTATTTGCAAACCCATTTTTTTAA
- the atpE gene encoding ATP synthase F0 subunit C, with translation MEGLDFIKACSAIGAGIAMIAGVGPGIGQGFAAGKGAEAVGRQPEAQSDIIRTMLLGAAVAETTGIYGLIVALILLFANPFF, from the coding sequence ATGGAAGGTTTAGATTTTATTAAAGCATGTTCAGCCATTGGGGCTGGGATTGCGATGATCGCTGGGGTTGGACCTGGGATTGGTCAGGGTTTTGCCGCTGGTAAAGGTGCTGAAGCCGTTGGTCGTCAGCCGGAAGCACAAAGTGATATTATTAGAACCATGCTTTTGGGTGCAGCGGTTGCTGAAACCACTGGTATTTATGGTTTGATCGTTGCACTGATTTTACTCTTTGCCAATCCTTTCTTTTAA
- the atpF gene encoding F0F1 ATP synthase subunit B gives MIFEYAGLVGIDLKLLLATIVNFIIFFLLLKHFFYEKVKDILAKRQDDVTAEIVGATEKNTAAAKLKQEYEGLLSDIRAKEREIIRNATVEGQSERQEIIDKAHSDAKLIIEKAMAEIEVEKRKAMNEVKSNIVDLSLYAAEKIIDETLDQKKHEAMILDFIDKVGDAQ, from the coding sequence TTGATATTTGAATATGCAGGTTTAGTTGGTATTGACTTGAAACTCTTGCTGGCAACGATTGTTAACTTTATTATTTTCTTTTTATTACTGAAACATTTCTTTTACGAAAAAGTTAAAGATATCCTTGCTAAAAGACAAGATGATGTGACGGCTGAAATTGTCGGAGCTACTGAAAAAAATACGGCAGCGGCAAAGCTGAAACAAGAATATGAAGGATTATTGTCAGATATCCGAGCGAAAGAACGAGAAATCATTCGAAATGCTACGGTAGAGGGACAATCTGAACGTCAGGAAATTATTGATAAGGCTCATAGCGACGCTAAATTAATTATCGAAAAAGCGATGGCTGAAATCGAAGTTGAAAAACGTAAAGCAATGAATGAAGTTAAATCTAACATTGTAGATTTATCACTTTATGCAGCAGAAAAAATTATTGATGAGACGTTGGATCAGAAAAAACACGAAGCAATGATTTTAGACTTTATTGATAAGGTAGGGGATGCGCAATGA
- a CDS encoding F0F1 ATP synthase subunit delta — protein sequence MSLVASKYARALFDVAVDKDQLDEIFSDFKTATDLFSSEKKFMDLMLTPSLNTGEKKGILMRSLESLSNQYVKNYLMILMDKNRFEDIFDIYEAFRKLCNEHKNLVEARVLTVIPLDETLRIALEENLAKRFNKKVILENEIDKSILGGAVVYVGDQIIDGSIKNQLSQMKKQVNNLRLH from the coding sequence ATGAGTTTAGTTGCAAGTAAATACGCCCGTGCTTTATTTGATGTTGCGGTGGATAAAGATCAGCTTGATGAGATATTTTCTGATTTCAAAACAGCGACAGATTTATTTAGTTCAGAGAAAAAATTTATGGATTTAATGTTAACGCCGTCTTTGAATACCGGAGAAAAAAAAGGGATTTTAATGCGGTCTTTAGAGAGCCTTTCGAATCAATATGTCAAGAATTATTTAATGATCCTGATGGATAAAAACCGTTTTGAAGACATCTTTGATATTTATGAGGCCTTTAGAAAATTATGTAATGAACATAAAAATCTAGTTGAAGCCCGAGTATTAACCGTCATACCCCTGGATGAAACCCTGCGGATTGCTTTGGAAGAAAACCTGGCGAAACGTTTTAACAAAAAGGTGATTCTGGAAAATGAAATTGATAAATCGATCCTTGGCGGTGCCGTTGTTTATGTAGGGGATCAGATTATTGATGGGAGCATCAAAAATCAATTAAGTCAAATGAAAAAACAAGTGAACAATTTAAGACTACATTAA
- the atpA gene encoding F0F1 ATP synthase subunit alpha, which translates to MNLRPEEISQIIKNEIERYEDKLEVVDVGTVIQVGDGVARVHGLENAMAGELLAFPNEVYGMVLNLEEDNVGCVLLGYDDDIVEGDIVRCTGRIVEVPVGEAMIGRVVNALGFPVDGKGPIVTDHRRPVEVKAAGVIERESVNQPIQTGYKAIDSMIPIGRGQRELIIGDRQTGKTALAIDTIINQKGEDVICIYVAIGQKDSTVAQIVGQLEENNAMDYTIIVSAGAAQLAPLQYIAPYSGVTMAEYFMNEQQKDVLIIYDDLSKHAVAYRAMSLILRRPPGREAYPGDVFYLHSRLLERAAKLKAGGSITALPIIETQAGDVSAYIPTNVISITDGQIFLEAELFRSGIRPAVNPGISVSRVGGSAQIKSMKKVAGPLRIEYAQYRELASFAQFGSDLDDETKAQLAKGERIVEILKQDQYDPMNVEDQVLILYAATNGFLLDIEVKDIREFEKGLIKFAQKKYPEIMTKVKGKDGLSDEVVAAFAECIEAYKKVFSKSV; encoded by the coding sequence TTGAATCTCCGACCAGAGGAAATAAGTCAAATTATTAAAAATGAAATAGAGCGTTATGAAGATAAGCTTGAAGTCGTCGATGTCGGTACGGTCATTCAAGTTGGGGATGGGGTTGCCCGTGTCCATGGTCTTGAAAATGCCATGGCAGGCGAGCTTTTAGCTTTCCCTAACGAGGTTTACGGAATGGTGCTTAACCTTGAAGAAGATAACGTTGGTTGTGTTCTTTTAGGTTACGATGATGATATTGTTGAAGGTGATATCGTTCGATGTACCGGTCGTATTGTTGAAGTTCCAGTTGGCGAAGCCATGATTGGACGGGTTGTTAATGCATTGGGTTTTCCAGTTGATGGAAAAGGTCCAATTGTTACTGACCACCGTCGTCCGGTTGAAGTTAAAGCGGCTGGTGTCATCGAACGTGAATCGGTTAATCAACCAATTCAAACCGGATATAAAGCAATCGATTCGATGATCCCGATTGGACGTGGTCAACGTGAATTAATCATCGGGGACAGACAAACCGGGAAAACAGCGTTAGCGATTGATACGATCATCAACCAAAAAGGCGAAGATGTTATTTGTATCTATGTTGCGATTGGCCAGAAAGACTCAACCGTTGCCCAGATTGTTGGACAATTGGAAGAAAATAATGCCATGGATTACACCATTATTGTATCAGCCGGTGCGGCTCAATTGGCACCACTACAATATATAGCGCCTTATTCAGGGGTTACAATGGCTGAATACTTTATGAATGAACAACAAAAAGATGTACTGATTATTTATGATGATCTTTCTAAACATGCGGTGGCTTACCGAGCCATGTCTTTGATTCTTCGTCGTCCACCAGGACGTGAAGCGTATCCAGGGGATGTTTTCTACTTGCATTCACGGTTATTGGAACGTGCTGCGAAACTAAAAGCAGGTGGTTCAATTACCGCATTACCAATTATCGAAACTCAGGCAGGTGACGTTTCCGCGTATATCCCGACGAATGTAATCTCGATTACTGATGGTCAGATCTTCCTGGAAGCGGAATTGTTCCGTTCTGGTATCCGTCCAGCCGTTAACCCGGGGATTTCAGTATCTCGAGTTGGTGGGTCAGCCCAGATTAAATCAATGAAAAAAGTTGCCGGACCACTTCGTATCGAGTATGCTCAATACCGTGAATTGGCTTCATTTGCCCAGTTTGGTTCAGATCTTGATGATGAAACCAAAGCTCAGTTGGCTAAAGGGGAACGAATCGTTGAAATCTTAAAACAAGATCAATATGACCCGATGAACGTTGAAGATCAGGTGTTGATTCTTTATGCCGCAACAAACGGATTCTTACTTGACATCGAAGTAAAAGACATTCGTGAATTCGAAAAAGGACTAATTAAATTTGCACAAAAGAAATACCCTGAAATCATGACTAAGGTTAAGGGTAAGGATGGCCTTTCAGATGAGGTCGTCGCAGCTTTTGCTGAATGTATTGAGGCTTATAAAAAAGTTTTCAGTAAATCTGTATAG
- the atpG gene encoding ATP synthase F1 subunit gamma, with product MAENVQDIKRRIKSVNSTMQITHAMELVASAKLRKSRELAEGRRPYFEAMIESIGRIVEKSGNARNIFMDQREVKKTAYIIITGDKGLAGGYNVNVAKLVEEHITDKENAVLFTVGSRGRDHFRNREYHIQGEYLGISERPNFFNAKEVTAIVMEGFKNGEYDEVYIAYTKFVSTITQHAQMMKLLPLSAEELITSGKVKTTEETKEEKSKMSDRELTIMTYEPEPEELLKYLIPNFVSSTVYGSMIESAASEQGARRTAMESATTNANEMIDGLTLQYNRVRQAAITQEISEIVGGAEALN from the coding sequence GTGGCAGAGAATGTACAAGATATAAAACGTCGGATAAAGAGTGTAAATAGTACAATGCAAATCACCCATGCCATGGAATTGGTGGCATCGGCAAAGCTGCGAAAAAGTCGTGAGCTTGCTGAAGGTCGTCGACCTTATTTTGAGGCTATGATAGAAAGTATTGGGCGGATTGTCGAGAAAAGTGGAAACGCCCGCAATATTTTCATGGATCAGCGAGAAGTTAAAAAAACTGCTTATATTATCATTACCGGAGATAAAGGTCTGGCTGGTGGATACAATGTAAATGTTGCAAAATTGGTTGAAGAACATATAACCGATAAAGAGAATGCTGTTTTATTTACAGTTGGATCACGGGGACGCGATCATTTTAGAAATCGTGAATACCATATTCAGGGTGAGTATCTCGGAATTTCGGAACGACCAAACTTTTTTAATGCCAAAGAAGTAACGGCTATTGTTATGGAAGGGTTTAAAAATGGGGAGTATGACGAAGTTTATATTGCCTATACCAAGTTTGTTTCGACCATTACGCAGCATGCTCAAATGATGAAATTGTTGCCGCTTTCGGCCGAAGAGTTGATAACTTCAGGTAAAGTGAAAACAACTGAAGAAACGAAAGAAGAAAAATCAAAAATGTCGGATCGAGAACTAACAATCATGACATATGAACCGGAACCGGAAGAACTTTTAAAGTATCTGATTCCGAATTTTGTCAGTAGTACCGTATATGGTTCAATGATTGAAAGTGCCGCCAGTGAACAAGGGGCTCGTCGAACAGCGATGGAATCGGCAACCACCAATGCCAATGAAATGATTGATGGGTTAACACTTCAATATAACCGTGTACGACAGGCGGCAATAACCCAGGAAATATCCGAAATTGTCGGTGGTGCGGAAGCATTAAACTAA
- the atpD gene encoding F0F1 ATP synthase subunit beta: protein MAQNIGKVVQVIGPVVDVKFQKDKLPKLNNAVNIELNGHTLVIEVAQQLGDDIVRCIAMDSTDGLMRNQEAVDTGSAIQVPVGKATLGRMFNVLGEPIDGKPFDTKDVVMHPIHRHPPSFEEQQTQPEMFETGIKVVDLICPYVRGGKIGLFGGAGVGKTVLIQELINNIATQHGGLSVFAGVGERTREGNDLYYEMMESGVINKTALCFGQMNEPPGARMRIALAGLTMAEYFRDDEGQDVLLFIDNIFRFTQAGSEVSALLGRMPSAVGYQPTLATEMGALQERITSTSKGSITSVQAVYVPADDLTDPAPATTFAHLDATTVLSRAITEKGIYPAVDPLDSTSRILDPKIVGQEHYETAREVQEILQRYKELQDIIAILGMDELSDADKITVSRARKVERFLSQPFNVAEQFTGTAGVYVTIGDTIKGFKEILEGQHDDLPESAFLLVGTIEDAVVKAKKIKG from the coding sequence ATGGCCCAAAATATAGGGAAGGTTGTTCAGGTTATTGGACCAGTAGTCGATGTTAAATTTCAAAAAGACAAACTGCCAAAATTGAACAACGCAGTAAATATTGAGCTTAATGGACACACCCTGGTAATTGAGGTAGCTCAGCAACTGGGAGACGACATTGTCAGATGTATTGCCATGGATTCAACAGACGGTTTGATGAGAAATCAGGAAGCTGTGGATACAGGGTCAGCGATTCAAGTACCCGTTGGGAAAGCAACCCTAGGAAGAATGTTTAACGTTTTGGGTGAACCAATTGATGGCAAGCCATTTGATACGAAAGATGTCGTTATGCATCCGATTCATCGGCATCCACCCAGTTTTGAAGAACAACAAACGCAACCAGAAATGTTTGAAACCGGAATTAAAGTCGTTGACTTAATTTGTCCTTACGTTCGTGGTGGTAAGATTGGTCTTTTCGGTGGTGCCGGAGTTGGTAAAACCGTATTGATTCAGGAATTAATTAATAATATTGCAACCCAACACGGTGGTTTATCGGTATTTGCCGGTGTTGGAGAACGGACCCGTGAAGGGAATGACCTTTATTATGAAATGATGGAGTCTGGCGTTATTAACAAAACAGCGCTTTGCTTTGGTCAAATGAATGAGCCACCAGGAGCCAGAATGCGGATTGCATTAGCTGGACTGACGATGGCTGAATATTTCCGGGATGATGAAGGACAGGATGTGTTATTGTTCATTGATAACATTTTCCGCTTTACTCAAGCTGGTTCAGAAGTTTCAGCACTTTTGGGTCGGATGCCAAGTGCCGTTGGTTACCAACCAACACTGGCAACTGAAATGGGTGCTTTACAGGAACGAATTACATCAACCAGTAAGGGTTCAATTACCTCGGTTCAGGCCGTTTACGTACCTGCCGATGACTTAACTGACCCTGCTCCGGCAACTACTTTTGCGCATTTGGATGCAACGACAGTATTAAGTCGTGCCATTACCGAAAAAGGTATTTATCCGGCTGTTGATCCATTGGATTCAACTTCACGTATTCTTGATCCTAAAATAGTTGGACAGGAACATTATGAAACAGCTCGAGAAGTGCAGGAAATTTTGCAACGATATAAAGAGTTGCAAGATATTATCGCAATTTTAGGGATGGATGAGTTGTCAGATGCCGATAAAATTACAGTATCTCGTGCGCGTAAGGTTGAACGTTTCCTTTCGCAACCATTTAATGTTGCGGAACAGTTTACCGGTACGGCTGGGGTATATGTAACGATTGGTGATACAATTAAAGGATTTAAAGAAATCCTTGAAGGACAACATGATGATTTACCGGAAAGTGCTTTCCTTTTGGTAGGTACGATCGAAGACGCTGTAGTAAAAGCAAAAAAAATCAAAGGTTAG
- the atpC gene encoding ATP synthase F1 subunit epsilon encodes MAETFRLKIIAPTGVFFDDDIERVVIRGIEGELAILAEHTPLTTNVAIGTFNIIFADKKKKNGTLLGGIATINPRETIILTDAAEWPEEIDIKRAQEAKERALKRIHDDKFDTARARAALERAIARINSKENV; translated from the coding sequence ATGGCTGAAACTTTCAGATTAAAAATCATTGCTCCTACTGGTGTTTTCTTCGACGATGATATTGAACGGGTTGTTATTCGCGGAATCGAAGGAGAACTTGCAATACTTGCCGAGCATACTCCGCTGACAACCAATGTTGCCATTGGTACGTTTAATATTATTTTTGCGGATAAAAAGAAAAAAAATGGTACCCTTTTAGGGGGCATTGCTACCATTAATCCCAGAGAGACCATTATTTTAACTGATGCGGCGGAATGGCCGGAAGAAATTGATATTAAACGAGCTCAGGAAGCCAAAGAACGGGCACTTAAGCGGATTCATGATGATAAATTCGATACCGCTCGGGCACGGGCAGCACTGGAAAGAGCAATTGCTCGGATCAACTCAAAAGAAAATGTATAA
- a CDS encoding UDP-glucose dehydrogenase family protein: MNICIIGLGILGITYGSILSDSDVNVICVDTDEETINMLTEGELPIYEPGLKALVSAAVSTGRLCFSSNIQKAIKQSEVIFVTCKVPSNDDDFPDLRFMKPIIQSIGNHIETPVTVVIKSTVPPGTCQIVRKIIQKSLKEREVEIPFEVVSNPDFARKGSMIKDCLVPEMVVIGSDSATAVEQLKKVYDTLHVQEKNYVITDPQSAEMIKYGVNAFLAIKLSFINEMALLCENANANILDVANGMGRDERIGAGYLDAGPGYGGSDLPKDSKALVEIAKVYGEDFKVLKGAIDANEKQKNKMVEKIKRVMGNLEGKTIGILGLSYKPETTDMREAPSINIVKKLVAAGAKVQIYCPEGNQEAKWRFHNEKDEIIYSNDVYEAARDAEAIVLITSWREFKGMDHERILATMKDRYFFDFRNLFGNKPPKGFIYSGLGIPEREVE; this comes from the coding sequence ATGAATATTTGTATAATTGGATTAGGGATATTAGGGATCACTTATGGTTCTATTTTATCTGACTCCGATGTTAATGTTATCTGTGTGGACACGGATGAAGAAACCATTAACATGTTGACAGAAGGTGAATTACCGATCTATGAACCGGGATTAAAAGCGTTGGTTTCGGCGGCTGTCTCAACAGGAAGATTGTGCTTTAGTTCGAATATTCAAAAGGCAATTAAACAAAGTGAAGTTATTTTTGTTACTTGTAAAGTGCCGTCTAATGATGATGATTTTCCCGACCTACGATTTATGAAACCAATCATTCAAAGTATTGGCAATCATATTGAAACCCCGGTAACGGTGGTCATTAAATCAACTGTGCCACCGGGAACCTGTCAAATTGTCCGCAAAATTATCCAAAAAAGCTTGAAAGAACGGGAAGTTGAGATCCCCTTTGAAGTCGTCAGTAACCCGGATTTTGCCCGAAAAGGATCGATGATCAAGGATTGTCTGGTGCCGGAAATGGTGGTTATCGGGTCAGATTCGGCAACGGCGGTGGAACAGTTAAAAAAGGTTTATGATACCCTTCATGTTCAGGAAAAAAATTATGTAATCACCGATCCGCAAAGTGCCGAAATGATCAAATATGGGGTGAATGCCTTTTTAGCGATAAAACTTTCGTTTATTAATGAAATGGCATTATTATGCGAAAATGCCAATGCTAATATCCTCGATGTCGCTAACGGAATGGGACGTGATGAACGAATTGGGGCGGGATATTTGGACGCCGGACCTGGTTATGGAGGCAGTGATTTACCTAAAGATTCCAAGGCTTTGGTGGAAATTGCCAAAGTTTATGGAGAAGATTTTAAGGTTTTAAAGGGTGCGATTGATGCCAATGAAAAACAAAAAAATAAAATGGTCGAAAAAATTAAACGGGTAATGGGAAATCTGGAAGGAAAAACGATTGGGATTTTAGGCCTTTCTTATAAACCGGAAACCACTGACATGCGAGAGGCACCATCGATTAATATTGTTAAAAAACTGGTTGCCGCCGGGGCGAAAGTGCAGATTTATTGTCCCGAAGGCAATCAGGAAGCCAAGTGGCGGTTTCATAACGAAAAAGATGAGATTATTTACAGTAATGATGTTTATGAAGCAGCGCGAGATGCTGAAGCCATTGTACTGATTACCAGTTGGCGGGAATTTAAAGGGATGGATCATGAACGCATTCTGGCAACCATGAAAGATCGGTATTTTTTTGATTTCAGAAATTTGTTTGGGAATAAACCACCTAAAGGGTTTATTTATTCAGGCTTGGGAATTCCGGAAAGAGAGGTAGAATAA
- the galU gene encoding UTP--glucose-1-phosphate uridylyltransferase GalU, with protein MKKVRKAVIPAAGLGTRFLPITKSVPKEMLPIVDKPTIQYIIEEIVASGIEEILIINGRNKDSMINHFDQVPELEALLQAGGKTAALAEVRAITEMAKIFSVRQKEAKGLGHAVLCAKEFVGDEPFAVVLGDDIVYNNETPALKQMVEVYENYGASVIGVQQVAADQVNKYGIVSGVAVSERVYQVDDLVEKPAVGTAPSTMAILGRYIITPGIFDVLEQTGKGAGGEIQLTDGLKTLATMEKMYAYDFIGKRYDVGDKLGFLQATVEYGLRNENLGADFKKYLESLLK; from the coding sequence ATGAAAAAAGTACGCAAAGCAGTTATTCCGGCAGCAGGATTGGGGACACGGTTTTTACCTATTACTAAATCGGTTCCCAAGGAAATGCTGCCAATCGTTGATAAACCGACAATCCAATATATTATCGAAGAAATTGTCGCATCGGGAATTGAAGAAATCCTGATTATTAATGGACGCAATAAAGATAGTATGATTAATCATTTTGACCAAGTACCGGAACTTGAAGCATTGTTACAAGCGGGTGGAAAAACAGCGGCTTTAGCTGAGGTGAGAGCGATTACCGAGATGGCAAAAATTTTCTCAGTGCGGCAAAAAGAAGCGAAAGGTTTAGGGCACGCAGTTCTTTGTGCAAAGGAATTTGTCGGCGATGAACCTTTTGCAGTGGTTCTGGGTGATGATATTGTTTATAACAATGAAACGCCGGCACTTAAACAAATGGTAGAAGTTTATGAAAATTATGGTGCTTCAGTGATTGGGGTTCAGCAAGTAGCGGCTGATCAGGTTAATAAGTATGGAATCGTTTCAGGAGTGGCCGTCAGTGAGCGGGTTTACCAGGTTGATGATCTGGTCGAAAAACCGGCCGTGGGAACCGCACCGTCAACAATGGCTATTTTAGGACGTTATATCATAACCCCGGGAATTTTTGATGTGCTCGAACAAACCGGAAAAGGTGCCGGTGGCGAAATACAGCTTACCGATGGATTGAAAACGCTGGCAACAATGGAAAAGATGTATGCTTATGATTTTATTGGCAAACGTTATGATGTGGGGGATAAACTGGGTTTTTTACAGGCAACTGTTGAATATGGTTTAAGAAATGAAAATTTGGGGGCAGACTTTAAAAAATATCTGGAAAGTTTGTTGAAATAA